A genomic stretch from Arachis stenosperma cultivar V10309 chromosome 3, arast.V10309.gnm1.PFL2, whole genome shotgun sequence includes:
- the LOC130966727 gene encoding uncharacterized protein LOC130966727: protein MFLKGSIPPATAVKEEGRGQPILKILRNLQETTNKIPFAEAIEQMPLNVKFLKELMTKKRSWKNNETVVLTEECSAIIQHKLPQKLKDSGSFQIPCIIGEITVETALCDLGASINLMSLAMMKKMKIEEAKPTRMALQLADRSFKFPHGIVEDLLVKVGDFIFPADFVVLDMEEGAKTSIILGRPFLATVGAIIDVQKG from the coding sequence ATGTTTCTCAAAGGCTCCATACCCCCAGCAACTGCAGTTAAAGAAGAGGGGAGAGGACAACCAATTCTCAAGattcttagaaatcttcaagaaactacaAATAAAATACCCTTCGCGGAAGcaatagagcaaatgccactcAATGTCAAGTTCTTAAAGGAATTGATGACCAAAAAGAGAAGCTGGAAGAATAATGAGACTGTGGTGCTTACGGAAGAATGCAGCGCCATCATCCAACACAAATTACCCCAGAAATTGAAGGATTCTGGGAGTTTCCAAATCCCTTGTATTATTGGGGAAATCACTGTGGAAACGGCTTTATGTGATCTAGGAGCCAGCATAAACCTAATGTCTCTAGcaatgatgaaaaaaatgaagattgaggaagccaaaccaacaagaatggcgCTACAACTGGCAGACAGATCATTCAAATTTCCCCATGGGATAGTAGAAGATCTGCTGGTGAAGGTGGGAGACTTCATCTTTCCAGCAGATTTCGTGGTATTAGACATGGAAGAAGGAGCTAAGACTtccatcatcctaggaagaccattcttAGCCACTGTTGGGGCCAttattgatgtccaaaagggtTAA
- the LOC130966729 gene encoding uncharacterized protein LOC130966729, with protein MTFNVFKAMSYPHNSLGECMRLDSVEALVQETLKEELEASTEEELAASEEAATAEIHVQGMLEEKKEGKEVPKLELKTLPTTLKYAYLGENKSYPMIINSALSQEQEEELLQVLRKHKDAIGWTLADLKGISSAICMHKILLKEGAKPSIQPQRRLNPAMKEVVQKEVMKLWQGGVIYPISDSQWVSPVQVVPKKGGITVVPNERNELIPTRTITGWRMRMPFGLFNAPATFQRYMLSIFSDMIEKFIEVFMDDFSVFGDSFPNCLNHLALVLKRCQETNLVLNWKKGHFMVTEGIVLGHKVSNQGIEVDRAKVELIEKLPPPSDVKEFNIEIRDKKGVENKVADHLSRIPCEKNDAHDIVVNEFFPDE; from the exons ATGACATTCAATGTGTTTAAAGCCATGAGTTACCCACACAACTCATTAGGAGAATGTATGAGGTTGGACTCCGTAGAGGCTTTGGTACAAGAAACTCTTAAAGAAGAACTTGAAGCATCAACAGAAGAAGAATTAGCAGCAAGCGAGGAAGCTGCAACTGCTGAAATACATGTTCAAGGCATGctagaagaaaagaaggaaggaaaagaagtgcccaaactggagcttaaaacACTGCCAACCACCCTCAAATATGCATACTtgggagaaaataaaagttaTCCAATGATCATAAATTCAGCCCTCAGCcaagaacaagaggaagagtTGCTTCAAGTCTTGCGAAAGCATAAGGATGCCATTGGATGGACACTTGCTGACTTGAAGGGAATCAGTTcagccatatgcatgcataagatactCCTGAAAGAAGGTGCCAAACCGTCCATTCAGCCCCAAAGAAGGTTGAATCCAgcaatgaaggaagtagtgcagaaagaagTTATGAAATTGTGGCAGGGTGGAGTAATCTATCCAATTTCAGATAGCCAATGGGTCAGTCCAGTTCAAGTggttcccaagaaaggaggaatCACTGTGGTGCCCAACGAAAGGAATGAGCTAATCCCTACAAGAACCATCACAGGCTGGagaat gcgcatgccatttgggctattTAATGCACCAGCAACTTTTCAACGCTACATGCTCTCCATCTTTTCAGATATGATAGAGAAGTTCattgaagtcttcatggatgacttctcagtatttggagattcCTTCCCTAATTGCCTAAACCATCTTGCCTTGGTATTGAAAAGATGTCAAGAAACCAATCTAGTCTTGAACTGGAAAAAAGGTCATttcatggtgacagagggaatAGTTCTTGGCCATAAAGTTTCTAATCAAGGTATTGAGGTAGACAGAGCTAAGGTGGAGCTAATTGAAAAGTTACCTCCACCAAGTGAtgtcaag GAGTTCAACATCGAAATTAGAGACAAAAAGGGTGTGGAGAACAAAGTGGCAGACCATCTATCCAGAATACCTTGTGAGAAGAATGATGCCCATGATATAGTTGTAAATGAATTCTTCCCAGATGAGTAG